In Montipora foliosa isolate CH-2021 chromosome 13, ASM3666993v2, whole genome shotgun sequence, one DNA window encodes the following:
- the LOC137982488 gene encoding monocarboxylate transporter 10-like: MVCCKKKSMDEKPEIIVPFPDGGWGWFVCMATFTTQFIVLGIMNNFGVIYVELLAEFKIGKADAAVVGSITYGMMFLLGPLATSLCQKLGCRVTTIIGCAIAASGCLLGSIATNIYLMDLTYGFLFGVGASMCYFPSVIILGQYFSRRLSLANGITSSGSGVGSLCMGPVLQKLIQQFGLRTTMKVSAGMLSCVVLCALIYRPINTGFLSSHKEPVGEKKSRFAFLKSFRDLFKNKAYILWCASLALWMLGYFVPFVHLVSLAIEEGIDPFKATLLIGIMSIASTFGRLIFGKMADHPKVNRLYLYQISFLMIGISNTLCPVLTSYPGLVIYASMFGFFEGCYVLLAPVLTGDIVGRDKMAHGVGVLFALKSVPLTVGPVIAGKIYQAFNSYQVAFYISGAVPTAAACMMFGIPFLMPDREEDDKCRVVLADESGFDEKATYFDEKRTISEKDLQWSNGFYTGLPEVIIEEPEDDGRPMSFHSMGSNGHHLSSLSVHSNKNKLGLSTNSISNVRETCLVSVDTINVRRSRLLQLKGELSSSVFSLVRRYMDMPKEVAASEFGSIACIPQHIANNPQQPAPLGNENCVFVGKETVV, translated from the exons ATGGTTTGCTGCAAGAAAAAATCGATGGACGAAAAGCCAGAAATAATAGTTCCCTTTCCCGATGGTGGATGGGGCTGGTTTGTCTGTATGGCTACATTCACAACACAGTTTATCGTCCtgggaataatgaataattttgGGGTGATTTACGTGGAGCTACTGGCGGAGTTCAAGATTGGAAAAGCCGACGCAG CTGTGGTAGGTTCCATCACATATGGCATGATGTTCTTGCTTGGGCCCCTAGCAACCAGTCTGTGTCAAAAGCTGGGCTGCCGAGTCACCACAATAATTGGTTGCGCGATTGCAGCAAGTGGATGCCTTCTTGGCTCCATAGCTACCAACATATACTTAATGGACTTGACCTATGGCTTCCTGTTTGGAGTAGGTGCAAGCATGTGCTATTTTCCATCTGTCATCATTCTGGGCCAGTACTTCTCCAGGCGGCTCTCATTAGCCAATGGGATCACTTCATCTGGAAGTGGAGTGGGTAGCCTGTGTATGGGGCCGGTCCTGCAAAAGTTGATTCAACAATTCGGCTTAAGAACCACCATGAAAGTGTCAGCAGGCATGCTCTCCTGTGTGGTGCTCTGTGCTTTGATCTACAGACCAATCAACACTGGTTTCCTCAGTTCACACAAGGAGCCTGTTGGAGAGAAGAAATCCAGATTTGCTTTCCTCAAGAGCTTTAGGGATCTTTTCAAGAACAAAGCCTATATCTTGTGGTGTGCATCATTAGCTCTTTGGATGCTTGGCTACTTTGTGCCATTTGTACACTtg GTGAGTCTTGCCATTGAAGAAGGCATTGACCCATTCAAGGCCACATTACTCATAGGAATTATGTCAATTGCATCTACCTTTGGGCGACTTATCTTTGGCAAAATGGCTGATCACCCGAAAGTTAACAGGCTTTACCTTTACCAAATTAGTTTCCTCATGATTGGCATCAGCAACACTCTTTGTCCAGTTCTAACATCATATCCTGGTCTTGTGATCTATGCAAGCATGTTTGGTTTCTTTGAAGGATGTTATGTTCTGTTAGCTCCTGTTCTCACTGGTGACATTGTTGGGAGAGACAAGATGGCTCATGGTGTTGGTGTACTGTTTGCTCTAAAGTCTGTTCCTCTTACAGTTGGTCCTGTCATTGCTG GTAAAATATATCAAGCTTTTAACTCATATCAAGTGGCTTTTTACATTTCTGGGGCTGTACCAACAGCTGCAGCATGCATGATGTTCGGCATACCTTTCCTTATGCCTGACAGAGAGGAGGATGACAAATGCAGGGTTGTGCTTGCAGATGAAAGTGGTTTTGATGAAAAAGCCACATATTTTGATGAAAAGAGGACTATTTCTGAAAAGGACCTGCAATGGTCCAATGGGTTTTACACAGGACTACCTGAGGTAATTATTGAAGAACCAGAAGATGATGGTCGACCTATGTCTTTTCACAGTATGGGAAGCAATGGTCATCATCTCTCTTCTCTTAGTGTGCACAGCAACAAGAATAAACTTGGACTAAGCACAAACAGCATTTCAAATGTGCGAGAGACTTGTTTGGTGTCAGTGGACACCATTAACGTCAGAAGAAGTAGGCTGCTTCAGCTGAAAGGTGAACTGAGCAGTTCAGTGTTTTCACTGGTTAGGAGGTACATGGACATGCCTAAGGAAGTTGCTGCGAGTGAATTTGGCAGCATTGCCTGCATACCTCAGCATATTGCCAACAACCCACAACAACCTGCACCACTTGGCAATGAAAATTGTGTTTTTGTAGGAAAGGAGACAGTTGTGTAA